From a single Deltaproteobacteria bacterium genomic region:
- a CDS encoding amidohydrolase: protein MIIDCHAHLVPQSWFHPKSPKSMFNLPGLFEEQDKAGVDITVFGNNWIRSPEGYDQLKVVQEFNIHAAELTAKHPKRLLGLACSVPYDNDKILKETEKAIREYKLKGIMINSSTNGEYLDSPRAAPFFEMVSDLNVPLFIHPPKFTIGNEKMEIFRLPEMLGRPFDTTLSLTRFIFTGGFEKFPKLKMVCAHVGGALPMLPGRYGFGYELRKDDSFGPWEPDVMTRPPASYMKQLFFDTVCYHPPAVQCAIDTIGIDQVVFGSDSPPVPIPLVRAVDTVKQLKISDADKQKVLGGNAAKLLGLAG from the coding sequence ATGATCATCGACTGCCACGCCCATCTCGTGCCACAGAGTTGGTTTCACCCCAAATCGCCGAAATCGATGTTCAACTTGCCTGGCTTGTTCGAAGAACAGGACAAGGCCGGCGTCGACATCACCGTCTTCGGCAACAACTGGATTCGTTCGCCGGAGGGCTACGATCAATTGAAGGTCGTCCAAGAATTCAACATCCATGCGGCGGAATTGACGGCGAAGCATCCGAAACGTTTGCTCGGCCTGGCCTGCTCCGTGCCCTACGACAACGACAAGATTCTTAAAGAAACCGAGAAGGCGATTCGCGAGTACAAGCTCAAGGGCATTATGATCAACTCCAGCACCAACGGTGAATATCTCGACTCGCCGCGGGCGGCGCCGTTTTTTGAAATGGTCAGCGATTTGAACGTGCCGTTGTTCATCCATCCGCCCAAGTTCACCATCGGCAACGAGAAGATGGAGATCTTCCGCCTGCCGGAAATGCTCGGCCGGCCGTTCGACACAACGTTGTCGTTGACGCGCTTCATCTTCACCGGCGGCTTCGAGAAATTTCCCAAGTTGAAAATGGTCTGCGCCCACGTCGGCGGCGCGCTCCCAATGCTGCCGGGCCGCTACGGCTTCGGTTACGAACTGAGAAAAGACGACAGCTTCGGCCCCTGGGAACCGGACGTGATGACCCGCCCGCCGGCGAGTTACATGAAGCAGCTATTCTTCGACACGGTCTGCTACCATCCGCCCGCGGTGCAGTGCGCTATCGACACCATAGGCATCGATCAAGTGGTCTTCGGCAGCGACTCGCCGCCGGTGCCGATCCCGCTCGTGCGCGCCGTGGATACCGTGAAGCAACTGAAGATTTCCGACGCCGACAAACAGAAAGTGTTGGGCGGCAACGCCGCGAAGCTTTTAGGCTTGGCAGGCTGA
- a CDS encoding anti-sigma factor translates to MNCTEARPLLSSYLDNELDLHRSAEITNHLKSCADCADAHQLALAAQIAVKQSATYHSAPNHLRGRILANLPGAVEARPARKEISLSWLNFGAALASVAIVAVSLSLVFTGRSSEKNLVDDVIAAHVRSLMVDHLTDVASSDQHTVKPWFNSKVDFAPPVIDGAPQDFPLIGGRLDYVDKRAVAALVYRHDQHLINLFIWPAASAQDAPAKAQSTHGYNIVHWDRGGLRYWAVSDLNAAELMKLVELNR, encoded by the coding sequence ATGAACTGCACCGAAGCGCGACCGCTGCTCTCGTCCTACCTCGACAACGAGCTGGACCTGCACCGCTCAGCGGAGATTACCAACCACTTAAAAAGCTGCGCCGACTGCGCCGACGCCCATCAACTCGCCCTCGCCGCGCAAATCGCCGTCAAGCAATCGGCCACCTACCATTCCGCGCCGAATCACTTGCGCGGCCGTATTCTCGCCAATCTTCCCGGCGCCGTCGAAGCGCGGCCGGCGCGCAAAGAAATATCTTTATCGTGGCTCAATTTCGGCGCCGCCCTCGCGTCTGTGGCGATCGTCGCCGTAAGTCTCTCACTTGTTTTCACCGGGCGTTCTAGCGAGAAAAATTTAGTCGACGACGTGATCGCCGCTCATGTGCGCTCATTGATGGTCGATCATTTGACCGACGTCGCATCGTCAGACCAACACACCGTCAAGCCCTGGTTCAACAGCAAAGTCGACTTCGCGCCGCCAGTCATCGACGGCGCGCCGCAAGATTTCCCGCTCATCGGCGGACGGCTCGACTATGTCGACAAGCGCGCCGTGGCCGCGCTCGTGTACCGGCACGACCAGCACCTGATCAACCTCTTCATCTGGCCCGCCGCATCGGCCCAAGACGCGCCAGCGAAAGCGCAGAGCACCCACGGCTACAACATCGTCCACTGGGATCGAGGCGGCCTACGCTACTGGGCCGTATCCGACCTCAACGCCGCCGAGCTGATGAAGCTGGTCGAGTTGAATCGATAG
- a CDS encoding sigma-70 family RNA polymerase sigma factor yields MWRNKNLTEDTDALKLRRFEALVLPHLDAAYNLARWLTRQSADADDLVQEAYLRAFKFFASFRGDNGRAWLLTIVRNTCYTALRQKQGEGCRAAFDDEADNLEWDGAPMALDFARNNPEAALLRNAEKEWVNKAVEQLPLEFPEVLVLRELEDLTYKEIAVIVDIPIGTVMSRLARARKQLLEIFQRMERRP; encoded by the coding sequence ATGTGGCGTAACAAAAATTTAACCGAGGATACCGACGCGCTTAAGCTGCGGCGGTTCGAGGCGCTGGTCCTGCCCCACCTCGACGCTGCTTACAACCTCGCCCGCTGGCTGACGCGCCAATCCGCCGACGCCGACGATTTGGTGCAAGAGGCTTATCTGCGTGCGTTTAAATTTTTTGCCAGCTTTCGCGGCGACAACGGTCGCGCCTGGCTGCTGACCATCGTGCGCAACACTTGCTACACGGCATTGCGCCAGAAACAGGGAGAAGGTTGCCGCGCCGCGTTCGATGACGAGGCCGATAATCTGGAATGGGACGGTGCGCCGATGGCGCTGGATTTTGCCCGGAACAATCCCGAAGCGGCGCTACTGCGTAACGCCGAAAAGGAATGGGTAAACAAAGCGGTGGAACAATTGCCGCTGGAGTTTCCCGAAGTGTTGGTGCTGCGCGAGCTGGAAGATTTAACCTATAAAGAAATCGCCGTCATCGTCGACATCCCCATCGGCACCGTCATGTCGCGCTTGGCCCGCGCGCGCAAACAACTACTGGAGATTTTCCAGCGCATGGAAAGGAGGCCGTAA
- a CDS encoding twin-arginine translocation signal domain-containing protein, translating into MDRRDFLKLAGIGGAVFASGLSGCATAVNGPGGAVAQSEDFFFLQLSDTHWGFTGPAANPDDAVTLKKTVETINSLDVAPDFIVFTGDLTHTTDDGKERRSRLDGFRDIVGKLKVNTRRFMPGEHDASLDRGEAYQEFFGAPNYTFDHKGVHFIVLDNVSDPAGAIGDKQLEWLGNDLKRLDKDARIVVLTHRPLFDLYPQWDWATRDGAKAVSLLLPYRNVTVFYGHIHHEHHFMTAHIPHHSAKSLIFALPAPGSVPKRVPVLWNDGTPYKGLGFRQVTARTKSLDCAISELSVVKG; encoded by the coding sequence ATGGACAGAAGAGATTTTTTAAAATTGGCGGGCATCGGCGGGGCGGTATTTGCGTCGGGGCTCAGCGGTTGCGCGACGGCGGTTAACGGACCGGGGGGAGCGGTGGCGCAGTCGGAGGATTTTTTTTTCTTGCAGTTGTCCGATACCCACTGGGGCTTTACAGGGCCGGCGGCGAATCCCGACGACGCGGTCACGTTGAAAAAGACGGTTGAGACGATCAACAGTTTAGATGTTGCGCCTGACTTCATCGTTTTCACCGGCGACTTGACCCATACCACTGACGACGGCAAAGAGCGGCGCAGCCGTTTGGACGGCTTCCGTGACATCGTCGGCAAATTGAAAGTCAACACGCGGCGCTTCATGCCCGGAGAGCATGATGCTTCTCTCGACCGCGGCGAAGCCTATCAAGAATTTTTTGGCGCGCCGAACTACACTTTCGATCACAAAGGCGTTCACTTCATCGTTCTCGACAACGTGTCCGACCCGGCCGGCGCCATCGGTGACAAACAATTGGAGTGGCTCGGCAACGATTTGAAGCGGCTCGACAAAGACGCGCGCATCGTGGTGCTGACCCATCGGCCGCTGTTCGATCTCTATCCGCAGTGGGATTGGGCGACCCGCGACGGCGCCAAGGCGGTTTCCTTGTTACTGCCGTACCGTAACGTGACGGTCTTCTACGGCCACATCCATCATGAACATCACTTCATGACCGCGCATATTCCGCATCATTCCGCCAAGTCGTTGATCTTTGCGCTGCCGGCGCCCGGCTCGGTGCCCAAGCGCGTGCCAGTTTTGTGGAACGATGGGACACCTTACAAAGGTCTCGGTTTTAGGCAGGTTACGGCGCGGACGAAAAGTTTGGACTGCGCGATCAGCGAGTTGTCCGTGGTGAAAGGTTAA
- a CDS encoding cytochrome c oxidase subunit II, with product MKSIKTNLFVLAIILSAGGGLWLSVNWVRAQASEQVIQITAKKFEFSMPEIVLKKGVPVIIEVRSEDVVHGFNIPDFGVREDVVPGRVTRVRVLPDKSGTFTFRCDHFCGSFHEEMEGTLIVTD from the coding sequence ATGAAATCGATTAAAACAAATTTATTTGTGCTGGCGATCATTCTTAGTGCCGGCGGTGGACTTTGGCTGAGCGTCAATTGGGTGCGTGCCCAGGCGAGCGAGCAGGTGATTCAGATCACGGCGAAAAAATTCGAGTTCTCGATGCCCGAGATCGTGCTCAAGAAAGGCGTGCCGGTGATTATTGAAGTAAGGTCGGAAGATGTCGTGCACGGCTTCAATATTCCCGACTTCGGCGTGCGCGAGGATGTCGTGCCGGGGCGGGTGACGCGGGTGCGCGTGTTGCCGGATAAAAGTGGCACCTTCACTTTTCGTTGCGATCATTTTTGCGGCAGCTTTCACGAAGAGATGGAAGGGACGCTGATCGTCACAGATTGA
- a CDS encoding multidrug efflux SMR transporter → MAWALLIFAGFLEILWAVSLRYTDGLTNIYWGAVTILSGLASFYCLAQAIKTIPLGTGYAVWTGIGATGTAILGIALFAESAALPRLACMGLIVAGIIGLKLTST, encoded by the coding sequence ATGGCATGGGCATTATTGATCTTCGCCGGCTTTTTAGAAATCCTTTGGGCCGTCAGCTTGCGCTATACCGACGGACTGACCAACATTTATTGGGGCGCCGTCACCATCCTCAGCGGCTTGGCGAGTTTCTACTGTCTCGCCCAAGCGATTAAGACGATCCCGCTCGGCACCGGCTACGCCGTCTGGACCGGCATCGGCGCCACCGGCACGGCGATCCTCGGCATCGCGCTATTCGCCGAGTCCGCCGCGCTGCCGAGGCTCGCCTGCATGGGTCTGATCGTCGCCGGTATCATCGGGCTCAAACTGACTTCGACTTAA
- the lspA gene encoding signal peptidase II, with translation MNRLPRILTVSLIAIVSVVCDQATKAIAKQYLAPGALISFAGDAFRLQYAENSGAFLSLGASLPDPWRHLVFTVLVGFFLLGLGIYLLFTQSLPSTALVCLTLVFAGGISNLIDRVAYDGRVIDFLNVGIGPLRTGIFNIADMAITFGALFLAIDSYRHKQV, from the coding sequence ATGAATCGTTTGCCGAGAATCCTAACTGTGTCGCTCATTGCCATCGTCAGCGTCGTTTGCGACCAGGCCACCAAAGCGATCGCTAAGCAATATTTGGCGCCCGGCGCGCTGATCTCATTCGCCGGCGACGCGTTTCGTTTGCAGTACGCCGAAAACAGCGGCGCGTTTTTGAGTCTCGGCGCCTCGCTGCCCGATCCTTGGCGTCATCTGGTTTTCACCGTGCTGGTGGGATTTTTTTTGTTGGGGCTGGGCATATATTTACTCTTCACTCAGTCGCTTCCCAGCACCGCGCTGGTTTGTCTGACTTTGGTTTTCGCCGGCGGCATCAGCAATTTGATCGACCGCGTCGCCTACGACGGCCGGGTGATCGATTTTTTGAACGTCGGCATCGGCCCGCTGCGCACCGGCATTTTTAATATCGCCGACATGGCGATCACTTTTGGCGCTTTGTTTCTCGCCATCGACAGCTATCGACACAAGCAAGTTTAA